In Oncorhynchus keta strain PuntledgeMale-10-30-2019 chromosome 19, Oket_V2, whole genome shotgun sequence, a single genomic region encodes these proteins:
- the LOC118398429 gene encoding vascular endothelial growth factor A-like isoform X1, whose amino-acid sequence MNTFSFKMHVLVGVSQILATLMFHLAPTQTSHSPVEPHSRVMLFREVLGRSLCHSMERLVEVEQEYPGGVEYIFSPACVPLWRCAGCCGDENLECHPTLTRNVTMQLMRITPTERTGQYVELTFVEHQTCECRHRKMHLNESSPRVRIHPRRRKHRKRSKDCGKCQHPHS is encoded by the exons ATGAACACTTTTTCCTTCAAGATGCACGTTCTCGTCGGCGTCTCGCAGATTTTGGCAACTCTTATGTTCCACTTGGCACCTACTCAG ACTTCTCACTCCCCAGTGGAACCACACTCTAGAG TGATGCTGTTCCGGGAGGTTTTGGGGCGGAGTTTGTGTCATTCGATGGAGCGATTGGTGGAGGTGGAGCAGGAGTACCCTGGAGGGGTGGAATATATTTTTAGCCCTGCCTGCGTGCCCCTGTGGCGATGCGCTGGTTGCTGTGGAGACGAGAACCTGGAGTGTCACCCCACTCTCACACGTAACGTCACCATGCAG TTGATGAGGATAACTCCgactgagaggacaggacagtatgTGGAGCTGACGTTTGTGGAGCATCAGACCTGTGAGTGCAG ACACAGGAAGATGCATTTGAATGAGAG CAGTCCCAGAGTCAGGATCCATCCCAGGAGGAGGAAGCACAGGAAAAGATCCAAAGACTGTGGCAA GTGTCAGCACCCACACAGTTAG
- the LOC118398429 gene encoding vascular endothelial growth factor A-like isoform X2, producing MNTFSFKMHVLVGVSQILATLMFHLAPTQTSHSPVEPHSRVMLFREVLGRSLCHSMERLVEVEQEYPGGVEYIFSPACVPLWRCAGCCGDENLECHPTLTRNVTMQLMRITPTERTGQYVELTFVEHQTCECRHRKMHLNESPRVRIHPRRRKHRKRSKDCGKCQHPHS from the exons ATGAACACTTTTTCCTTCAAGATGCACGTTCTCGTCGGCGTCTCGCAGATTTTGGCAACTCTTATGTTCCACTTGGCACCTACTCAG ACTTCTCACTCCCCAGTGGAACCACACTCTAGAG TGATGCTGTTCCGGGAGGTTTTGGGGCGGAGTTTGTGTCATTCGATGGAGCGATTGGTGGAGGTGGAGCAGGAGTACCCTGGAGGGGTGGAATATATTTTTAGCCCTGCCTGCGTGCCCCTGTGGCGATGCGCTGGTTGCTGTGGAGACGAGAACCTGGAGTGTCACCCCACTCTCACACGTAACGTCACCATGCAG TTGATGAGGATAACTCCgactgagaggacaggacagtatgTGGAGCTGACGTTTGTGGAGCATCAGACCTGTGAGTGCAG ACACAGGAAGATGCATTTGAATGAGAG TCCCAGAGTCAGGATCCATCCCAGGAGGAGGAAGCACAGGAAAAGATCCAAAGACTGTGGCAA GTGTCAGCACCCACACAGTTAG
- the LOC118398429 gene encoding vascular endothelial growth factor A-like isoform X3: protein MASPELSTLIGTQKTPEWVKSTSHSPVEPHSRVMLFREVLGRSLCHSMERLVEVEQEYPGGVEYIFSPACVPLWRCAGCCGDENLECHPTLTRNVTMQLMRITPTERTGQYVELTFVEHQTCECRHRKMHLNESSPRVRIHPRRRKHRKRSKDCGKCQHPHS, encoded by the exons ATGGCTTCACCGGAACTGTCAACTCTCATTGGAACTCAAAAAACCCCAGAGTGGGTGAAATCA ACTTCTCACTCCCCAGTGGAACCACACTCTAGAG TGATGCTGTTCCGGGAGGTTTTGGGGCGGAGTTTGTGTCATTCGATGGAGCGATTGGTGGAGGTGGAGCAGGAGTACCCTGGAGGGGTGGAATATATTTTTAGCCCTGCCTGCGTGCCCCTGTGGCGATGCGCTGGTTGCTGTGGAGACGAGAACCTGGAGTGTCACCCCACTCTCACACGTAACGTCACCATGCAG TTGATGAGGATAACTCCgactgagaggacaggacagtatgTGGAGCTGACGTTTGTGGAGCATCAGACCTGTGAGTGCAG ACACAGGAAGATGCATTTGAATGAGAG CAGTCCCAGAGTCAGGATCCATCCCAGGAGGAGGAAGCACAGGAAAAGATCCAAAGACTGTGGCAA GTGTCAGCACCCACACAGTTAG